The Clostridium sporogenes region AGGAGCAGGTCCTGGAGATCCAGATTTAATAACAGTAAAAGGAAGAGACATTTTAAGTAAAGCAGATGTAGTTATATATGCAGGTTCTTTAGTAAGCAAAGAACATTTAGATTATTGTAAGGAAGGGGTAGAGGTTTATAATTCAGCTTCTATGACTTTAAAGGAAGTTATAAAAGTTATAGAAAAGGCCCATAATGAAAATAAATCTATAGTTAGACTTCATACAGGAGATCCATCTATATATGGAGCTATAAAAGAGCAAATGGATGAATTAGATAAATTAAATATATGCTATGAGGTGGTACCAGGAGTAAGCTCCTTTGCAGCCGCTGCAGCATCTATTAAAAAAGAATTTACTCTACCGGGAGTAAGTCAAACTCTAATACTTACAAGAGTAGAGGGAAGAACACCAGTACCAGAAAAAGAAGATTTGGAAGTTTTAGCAAGTAGAGGAGCATCCATGGCGCTATTTTTATCAGTAGGTATGATTGATAAAGTAGCTTCAAAATTAAAAAAGGGATATGGAAGAAATGTTCCAATAGCAGTAATTCAAAGAGCTACTTGGCAGGATGAAAAAATAGTTATAGGAACTTTAGATGACATAGCAAAAAAGGTTAAAGATGCTAATATAACAAAAACAGCTCAAATATTAGTAGGTGATTTTATAGATTGCAAATATGATAAAAGCCTACTATATGATGAGAAATTTACTCATGAATTTAGAAAAGGAATTAATAAGTAATATAAGCATGACATAAATAATCAAAAAAGATGGGAGGTGAAAAATATAAAAATTAATACTGAAGATTTTAAAGTACATAAAGTAGAGAAGAAAGAAAATAAAATGAAAATATCTGTAATTAACGTGACTAAGCTAGGCAATCATATAGCTTATAAAATTAAAAAAAATATAGATGTAGATTTGTATTTAAAGTATGGTAGAGAAGAGCTAGAAGATAAAGTAGATAACTTAAGATATAAAGATTTATATTATTCTGCAGGCGATAATTTAAATTTTCAAGCTACAACTTTAGAAAAAGAGGATTCAAGTTTATTAAATAAACATAGTTATTCAAAAAAAGAGGATTTAAATTCAGCATATAAAAAGAATTGTTTTAAAAATGAAGATTTTAATTTTAAAGAAATAGTAAAAAAATCTTTTCAATTTTATGATGCCATAATATTTATAAGTTCTACAGGTATAGCAGTACGAGCTATTTCACCATTTATACAAAGTAAAGATAAAGACCCAGCAGTTATTGTAATAGATAGTACAGGCAAATATGTTATAAGTCTTTTAAGTGGACATTTAGGTGGAGCCAATGAATTAACAGAAAAAATAGCTAAAATTATAGGGGCAGAGCCTGTAATAACCACAGCTACAGATAATTTAAATATAAAAGCCCCAGATATTATAGCTAAAGAGAATGATTTAGTAATAGAGAATTTAAAAAAGGCAAAGGATATAGCTGCATTACTTGTAAATGGAGAAAAGGTAGCTTTTATAGACGAAGAAGATTTAGTGAATTTTCCTAAAGGCTATATTAATAATATAAAAGATGCTAAAGGATTAGTTTTTGTAACAAATAAATTACATATAGAGGAAGATTTTTTTTATAAAAATAAACAATTGCTTTCACAAAATCCAAGTAAACATAAAGAAAAAAAGGGAACTGTAAAAGAAACATTAATATC contains the following coding sequences:
- the cobM gene encoding precorrin-4 C(11)-methyltransferase, producing MESKVYFIGAGPGDPDLITVKGRDILSKADVVIYAGSLVSKEHLDYCKEGVEVYNSASMTLKEVIKVIEKAHNENKSIVRLHTGDPSIYGAIKEQMDELDKLNICYEVVPGVSSFAAAAASIKKEFTLPGVSQTLILTRVEGRTPVPEKEDLEVLASRGASMALFLSVGMIDKVASKLKKGYGRNVPIAVIQRATWQDEKIVIGTLDDIAKKVKDANITKTAQILVGDFIDCKYDKSLLYDEKFTHEFRKGINK
- a CDS encoding cobalt-precorrin 5A hydrolase; translation: MKNIKINTEDFKVHKVEKKENKMKISVINVTKLGNHIAYKIKKNIDVDLYLKYGREELEDKVDNLRYKDLYYSAGDNLNFQATTLEKEDSSLLNKHSYSKKEDLNSAYKKNCFKNEDFNFKEIVKKSFQFYDAIIFISSTGIAVRAISPFIQSKDKDPAVIVIDSTGKYVISLLSGHLGGANELTEKIAKIIGAEPVITTATDNLNIKAPDIIAKENDLVIENLKKAKDIAALLVNGEKVAFIDEEDLVNFPKGYINNIKDAKGLVFVTNKLHIEEDFFYKNKQLLSQNPSKHKEKKGTVKETLISNYIEKEAKTSVKELSMLENTHNQKGINLTSKDVQVQIKHEELQKKCILKLIRKNIVLGIGCRKNYDDITMKENVIKVLKEENIDFKSINSIVSVEIKKDETAIKELSKFLRCPFITYSLEEIKKVEHKFKGSEFVRKTIGVGSVCEPSIELKGGKIIKEKQKLNGMTLAIGKL